The DNA segment TTGTTACGGCAAAGACCCGCACCATAGAAAGCTTATTCCCACCTCAACGTGCCCGCCAAGATCTTTGACTCTATTCCGACCGTTGGAGCGGTCGCTTCCGTCCCCCCAAGGCTCGCCAGACCCCCGTGTGCAACGTCGTCgctcaaaacaccaaacgGGGCATCTCGGCAATGCTCCCTCCGAGCACTGGCGCTGAACCTGGAAGTTGCGGGCCGGCGGACAATCCATCCATGTTCATGATAGCGGAATGCAGTGATATAGCATCATGATCTTCGTCTTTCatttcctcttttctttttcttttcttcttcacctcagGTCATCGCCAAGATGAAGACTGTCGCGGTTCTCTCTCTGctggcctcgttggcctcggcggcttcgCTGACGCTGGTCACGGAGAACTTTGGTCCTAACCCCCGCAACGTAAGTCGTCTTTCCCCAATGACAAAAGCAGTGTGCTGATAATCATCCAGAACCCCTTCTACATCTACGTCCCCGACGtccttccccccaacccagccatcctcgtcaaccCCCACTGGTGCCACGGCACCGCTcccgccgccttctccggCTCCCAGTACGCCACCCTGGCCTCCCAGCATGGcttcatcgtcatctacCCCCAGTCCTCCCCCGCCCAAGCAAACTCGGACAAGTGCTGGGATGTCTCCTCCAAGGAAACCCTCACCcacaacggcggcggcgactcCCTCGGTGTCGTCTCCATGGTCAAGTGGACAATCAACAAGTACAACGCCGACCCCAAGCGCGTCTTCGTCACCGGTGTCTCCTCCGGCGGCATGATGACCCAGGTGTTGCTTGGATCTTACCCCGATGTGTTCGCTGCCGGTGCCGCCTTTGCTGGCGTTCCCTTTGGCTGCTTCGCTCCTGCTGGGAACAACACCGGCGCCTTTGGCTACTGGAGCGATGATTGCGCTAAGGGGAGGGTGACCAAGACTCCGGCTCAGTGGGCCGACTTGGTCAAGAGCGCCTACCCGGGGTATGATGGGTGGAGGCCAAAGTTGCAGTTGTTCCACGGGACGAATGATGAGATTTTGGATTATGTCAACCACCAGGAGGGGATTAAGCAGTGGGCTGAGgtgcttggggttgggatcaCACCTGTTAGTGTTACTCCTAATACTCCTATCAGCGGGTGGACGAAGAGTGTGTATGGTGCGgagggttggttggaggggtatAGCGCTGCCGGGGTGCCGCATGATATTCGGGTGCAGAAGGCGACGGTGATGGCTTTCTTCGAGCTGGCTTGCAAGGGGGAGGATTGCTTCCGGTGGGGGGATGGCGAGTGGTGTGATGCTGAGCCTAGTGCTACGACGAGCTCGGTTGTGGTTTCGACGACGGGGGCGCCGGTTACGACGACGAGCACGAGCTCAACCAGTGTGAGAGTGACGACTCCTAGCGCTACTAGCACCAGCTCGAGGGTGACTACCACGTTTGTGACTTCTACTTCTACCGCTGCGCCAGTTGTCGGCCAGCCTTTGTGGGCACAGTGGTGAGTTGTATTTGTTTGAACTTGGATTGATGTAGATGGCAACTGACACAGAAACAGCGGTGGCATGGGATTCAACGGTCCAACAGCATGTGCCGTAGGAACCTGCACCGTCTACAATCCCTATTACGCTCAGGTAAATCCCCAGTGGCCCGTCCTTCTTTTCAGGCCAGAGCTGACTCAAGGCTACAGTGCGTCCCAAGGACAGGGGTTCCCATCTGGTAACCATCTCGATGGTCACCATATCACCAAGTCATCGGACAAGGTTTACGTCAAATGAGTGTGTAAATATTGTCAAAGCTACATAAAGATCCCCCCAAATAAAAGTTTCAATCCACCCCCAACAATGCTGAGAAAAAGCGCCGGTTGTCGAACATATTTCCGAGACCAGATTGAAGCATATTACAGGACCAGAGTTCATATCCCATCTCTATCCACTTTTCGAGACACCTCCATCGTACAATgacccatcatcctccacattATTGTCCATCACAATCCCCAGTTTATATCCCAGGCGTCTGCTGGTCTCGCTCCCAAATATATCTTGCAACTCAAAAGACTTGGGGGGAGACACGGGACTTGTTGGTATCATCGCGGGAGGGCTTTAGACAGCAGCGATGGGTTTGGTGGCGGAGTTGCCAATGGTCTCGCCCAAGACGTTGGCAACGACTGGGATACTGGCGGCCACAGGGACAAGGACGGTGACATCGTCGACCGAGAcatcgttgttgttgaggataCCGTCGTTCTGGGGAGTAGGAGCGGCCAAAGCCAAGGTGACGAAGAGCATAAGAGCGATGGTGGTGAACTGCATTTTGAAATtcgggttggtggttgggctTTGAAAAAGCGTTAGAGAGTTGTGGTGAGAGTGAGGGAAGTTTGTGTGagggtgtttgtttgtgaATGTGTTGGATGCTGATGAGGAAAATGATTCTggatgggaggagaggaagaggtctTATATACACATCTCTGTGCCTTGGATGGATGGTATATCAACGTTGCTCCCTTTGCTGGACCGTCAAGTGATCGACGTCTCTATCCAGTCGCTGTAATTGCGACATTCAGCTCGCAGAAGGCTTACTTGACACTTTGACATCCCATGTCGGACCGGTTTCAATTGCTTCCAGACATTCTGGCTGGTCCCTTGAGAAACGACACGTGCAGACACATGTGCCCTCGACCAGATTTGGCGTTGTGCTCGTGGATGTTGAGTGATGAGCGGTGTCGAGTATGCCGTGCGCTTGGACGTTGGTTTATCACAGACATATAGCCAAGATCGAGGCCACGATGATCTCACCGTGCGAGGGGCTCCAAAGACGCGGGAGCTCCCGCCCCCCTCGGACGTTTATTTCTCCTTTTGGTGAAGTTGTTTCGGATGACTGGCGGGGGATCTATTGATAAGAGAGAAGCAATTGGGTCGATATCAAGGATGAACAGGTCTCGTTGCAAGACGGCACGAATGCAGGGTCGCTTGCGGACAAAAATCCTCCAATCAGGATTCTCCAACCTCTACTTTGAAGCCTCAAATGGAAATGGATAGCGAGCTCTCCCTTCTCAAGACATACCCTACAGGACGGCCTGCAGCATGGTAGATCTCAATTCAGCATGTGTTggcagaaaaagaaaggcaCCAGAGTCAGTCAAGAAAGCAAAGGAATTCAGCCAAAGCCTTGCAATCCTCCAACTTGCTCATATTTTGAAACCCGTACTTTCATGAACAGAATATGTTTGAGGACTGAACCGGGCCGAAGTGGGCTTTTTGAGTTGGCTCGTGGCCAACctcacaccaccaaaaacaccgGGAAGGCTCCAACTCACATCGAGCACGACTCGGGAAGTAGGCGCTACCTATTAGGGGCCTATGAAGTCACCACGACACCGGGATGACGTTGTAGTCACATTGAGATGATGCCATGATGCCCTGTGCCAGGCCCCTTAAAAAcactctcctcctgctcgtgTTCCATTGTTTCCAGACACATTTCATCGCATCACAGCCTGGAACATAGGTAACTTCTGCGCCTGTTcacaaaccatcaccacacaaAAGCCACCGCCATCCAAGCTTCATCCACCCCTGGACCCCTAATAAACAGCCAAAATGGTCTTCACCTTCCCCGCAGACCTCTACTCCACCGACCCcaacttcaccaccctcttccgcctcctcgacgaTTTCGACACCTACTCCCGCGAAGTCCAAGATGAATCAGCCTCCACCCCAGCCCCTGCCTCACGCGGAggccgtcaccgccgcggCCCCCGCCCCCGCTTCGGTAGGTACCTCTACCACATCCCCAAGCACTCTTGTTAACCCGTCCCACAACTCAGACATCCGTGAGACCCCCAAATCCTACGAAATCTACGGCGAAGTCCCCGGCATGTCCCGCTCCGACATCCACATTGAACTAACCCAGGAAaacgtcctcctcatccaggGCCACGTCGAGCGCCCCTacgacaccaccccctccaacaaaacCAAGGCCAAGCCCGTCACCGTCACTGGCGAGAAGTGCGACGATTGTGACTGCGGGCCTGGTAAGCCGTGTGAGGAGTGTGACAAGGCCAAGTGTGAGTGTACACAGGGGAAGCATTGCAATGTCTGTGGGATGGATACCTGTCCCAAGcatgaaggggagggggcggccaaggcagaggggaagaaggatggggGTGAGACGATTCGGTATctgttgaaggagaggttcGTTGGGGATTTCAGCAGGGAGTTTGCCTTTCCGGGGCCGCTGCAGGAGTTTGATATTGGAGCTAGCTTGGAGGATGGGATTTTGAAGGTTGTAGTGCCGAAGCAGGAGGTTGCCAAGGGCGGGAGGAAGATTGAGATTCAGTAGATGAGAAACGGTAGATGAGAAAGGTGTGATTAGTGTAGTAGATATGTTATGTACAAGTATGGGGAAAGGTATCATGTTTGCTCGTAAATCTTGACCGTCATTCATATGTCCTTTGCTGTCTGGTGGTTGTCAGGATCAAATCTCACGATGTCATGTtgaaccaaaagaaaaaaagacacacCTCAAACTCCACTTCTCCTGCTAATACCTGGACCTGGACCTGGACCTGGTGCTGTACACCCTCGCAGGGCGACTCACTTCCCTAACCTCAATACTCCGGCTCCTGCTCCGGCTGCTCCTCGACCTGCCACGtccatgatggtggtggtgatgatgatgatgaccgtGCCTACTCCCGCTCCTCACTTTCTCCTCATGGTAATAGCTCGGCCGCCTGTTCCTCTGGGACAGATACTTGATGAGCCAAATAATGAGAATAACCGCGACGAGAGTTCCGATGACGATGCCGGCGATCTCGCCTCCGTTcaaaccaccgcccccaccagcaacaaccactgcctcggtgttggtggtggtgggagcgATGTAGATTGTCCGAGTCTCTTGCAGGACCTGAACCGTTGGGTCAGGGAGGTCAGTCGGGATGGGACCCCAGACGGTGACTGTCGCGACCTGGCGGACGTTGACTTGGCGGATTTGGTTTTGTGCCACGGGTGCGATTGGTGGCGccatggttggtgatgtctgTCCTGAAAGACGACGAGAATTCGCTGCTTGGGTAGGTGATTTCGTGAGTGAGATGGATGAGCCTGATCAGCAAAagggacgaggagatggtggggacTGATTACCGCTTTTAAAAAGTCAGCCAACATTTTCCTGTTCCTGTGCCTGCTTGAATGGGCGCCCAGTGGTGATGTCATTGAGGCCGGTTGGGCCCAGTGGGCGCGATGTAACGCCCCCAGTCGAAGGAATGCCAAGATACCTGACGAGCCAATGTGATTGCGAAGATGGCGCAGGCTTGCATGGTGGGCAggtttgatggtggttggaatGTGATAGCCAATGAGAGACCGCAACAAAATGTTATTATAGCTTTCATGTGGCTTTATTAGCCACATGAGAAATATGCTGAAGTTGTCAAAAGTATAAACGCAGATCCAGATTCGACAAAAAGCCTCCCTCCAACTGATTGGTTTGTCTTCAACACAACCAAACGATTCCCCGTAAcgcagaaaagaaaaaagaaaaaaacacaaacgTGCCTCCCGAAATCCGATAAAATGCTAAGTTGAGTTTCGCGAACGATGTCTGTAGTTTCGAAGGAAAATGACATGGCTGTTGGGGATAGGAAGGGTGAAGGCGTTTCCCATCATGTTTCGAAGTGTTTGTTGTATGTTGCTGTGAACCACCTCGCAAGAGGCGTGCTGTGTCTGTGTCTGTGTCCGATATTTGTTGTCTAAAAGCATGAAAGGAATATATGAAAGATAGCCGTAACCGTCCGAGAGAAATTGCGACCGAAATTCCACAAAAGTCCACCCGACCCGACCCGACCCATCATGCCATCACCTGTGCTGCTGATGCCTGACATTTCCCAGCCATGTCATGAAAtatttgttttgtttctccctctccataCCCTTCATGAGAATGTAACAAATGaacacaagaaaaaaaaccaagaTCGCGAATATTATTTCATGTACCCTGTCATTCTCCATCCAATTTTGAACATCCAAAGTCATATCGTCGCTGGAAGACTTCCAGCTTACTGTGGAACCAAGACCGCGAGCTGGTAGGTCTGGCCAGCcctgatgttggtgatgcgaGCCTCTGGGAGGGTTTGGCCTCCCTGCCTAACGGTGACCTGGTCGACATCGGCACGGCGAATGTCGAGGTGGAAGGTGGCACCGCGGAATTGGCGGGTCACCTTGATCGAGTTCCAGGCACTTGGGAGCTGAGGCTTGACGGTCAAGCCCTTGTCGTCGCCGCGAAGACCGCACAGGCCTTCGATGAAGCAGCGGTACACCCAGGATACCGTGCCCGTGTTGAACAGCTGGCTGGAGCGGCCAGCTGTCCGCGGGAACTCCTTCCACGCGCCACGGTAGTAGTTGGGGATGTAAATCGGGAGCTGGCCACGCTGGCGATAGTCGGCATCGCTCGGCCCCGGAATAAGCTGCCGCAGCAAAGTGTAGGCCCTGTCCTGTTCGCCTCCGAGGCTGTACAGGCTGTGGACGAAAAAGACACCGGCGTGGTTGTACACGGCGGCGTTCTCGGCCGAGCCAATGGCCTTTTGGGTCACACGGCCGATATCCTCGCGCATCTTGGTGAAAGGCGGGGCAAACATTTGAATGCCGTATGGGGTGTTGAGATGCTCGTCGACCTGAGGCAGAATCCTGGATATTTGCTCCTTGCCGGCGGCGCCACTGAGGATGGCAAAGGTCTGGGGGTTGAGCCAGATGCGACCCTCGGGGTCCTTCTTGATACCAAAGGTGACGTTGTCGTCAGTGATACCACGAGCAAACCAGTCGCCGTCCCACAGGTGCTTGTTGGCCGCCTCATTGCACGCCGCGGCACCCGTTCGGTAGCGCTGGGCAAGGTCGGTCCTGCCTTCGTGCTCGCAAACGTTGGCCCAGAGGTTCGCGGCAAAGGCCGTCGCCAAGGTGAGCCAGCCGGAAACACCCCTGCCCTTGTAGCCGACCATGTTCATGGGATCACACCAGTCGCCTTGGGCAATGTAGCTGAGACCGCGTTCGTCACGTAACCTCAGGAGCCAATCCATGGCACGGCTGAACCTCTCAAAGACGGTGAGCTCGTCGCCGTTGGAGCTGCGGACTTTCTCCTGGAGCAAACCATAATCGCCAGTCTCGGCCAAGTACACCTCGAGGGTCACGGGCAGCCAGACACAGTGATCGGTGTGGGGGATCTGGTTGATGTACTTGAGTTCAGCACCCTCGGCCAGGAGAATGCCATCGGGCATGGCGCCGCTCTCTTCCTGCTGTGAGACGGCAGTGATGAAAGCCTTCCTGGTGACCTCTGGCTTGATGAAGTTCATGCCCATGTTGTCCTGGAGGTAGTTGCGTGTCTGCgggtcggtggtgaggcgGTTGACGTCGCCATGGTAGTAGACCTGGCGAGGGAGCCAGTTGTTGACAAAGTTGTCCAGATCCTTGTCCGGAGTCTCGATGCGGAGGCAGCCCTGGCCGCGAGCCATGTAAGAGGCATACTCGTCAGCGGTGCGAATAAAGGCTTGCTTGCTCAGATAGCGAGTGCGCATGGTCCGGATCTCGGCTTCGTCATAGGCGGGGCCAAACATGAAGCGGTACTCGCGCTCGTCTCCCGCCTTAAGCGCCAAGCGGTACTGCACGGCGGCTGTCGGGGTCTCGTAGCGCGCGTCACCACAGCTCAGCTGCGGCTCTTGCAACCCTGACGGGTTGTGGAGCCCACCTTCACCCTCGAAGTTTTGTTGGTTGGCCTCCCATGAGTCTGGCGTCGTCTCACAGATGAAATATGTCTTGTCCTTGAGATACTTGTTCTTGAAGTACTCGGCCGCCTTTTGGTACGGAGTCACGCTACTGGCGACGATGCCGACCAGCTCCTCGTTCCACTCGGCCGACTGGTTCATCCAGGACTTGTAGCCAATGGGAAAATACGGAGTAACACTGATCCTGCGCGGACGTCCAGACACATTGGTCACCTTGATGGTCCACAGCTCGGCCACATCGTGAGTCGGCAgacccatcaccatctcgacaCGGATGCCGTTGGACTCGACTGCCCAGGCCACGTCGCTTTTGCCAGTAGAGAAAACGAATCGGTCCGGAACGGTACGAACGGGCTCATGGGGGGCAGAGAAGAGGTGCCCTGACTCTTCGTCCTTGATGTACACAAAACGACCTGGGTGATGGGCGTAGTAGTTTGGCTCCGGCTGCATGAAGGTTTTGGCCTCGAGATTCGGAGCATGGGCGTACTTGGCCGGCTCTGGCTGCATGAACTGAGCGGTGGCATATCCACGGCAGGTGATCTGgaccatcatcttctggTTCCACAGGAAGCCAGCTGCCTTGGGCATGACAGTAGGACTGGTGAGCTCGTAGCGGTCGCCATTGTGCGTGGGACGCAATATCGTCGCTTCTTTTCTCATCTTGGCGGGAGGTTCGGGATGGAGGGAGGGTGAGACGGCGGAGGTcctttgatgttggtgttgttgtttatCTTATCTCGAAGGGACTCGGAGCTCCTGAGACGGAGGAAGGGGGCAATTAAGAGGGGGGCGGATCTCTGTAGGGGATCCAAAGAATGGGTGCTGGGACTGCCGAATGTTTTGTCAATTCAACTTCCGAAACTCGGAAAAGAGCTTGAGCCAACGTCATGGGCACACAAGAGGGCGGCCCAGGGGGCGTGAATGTTACGAGGCAGTCGGTAACCCTCTCAGCTGACCAAATCCCGCCCCAACATTTCCCATCTGCAGGGGCTCAACCGGGAGAATTGCTGCATAAAATAGCTCACCGCTTGTTGTCTGGGCACGAAAGCACGGGAtttggcagccttggctGGACGGTGAACCGTCATACCAGTCACAACAATACCACGGAACACGCCCACCGACACCCCCGCCCTGGATCACCGAGATGAGCTGTCACGTCCGGAACCTCGATGGCTGTCTCGAAATCTCTTTTTTCCCGGTGTTTGTTTTGTCGTGGAACCACCGACGTGGGGCCATATTAGCCAGCCTGACAAAGAGTTGCCGGCGAGCGGGATTCGAAGTATGGAAGCCTCAAGTAAATGGCCTGAGAGTGATCAAGAGGTGCCGAAGAGCGTGGGCTGCCTCGGTGCGGCAGTGTACAGAGCATGCGGATGCAAATTGCAGCATCCCGGACCCTCTTTTGCCAAACTGACAGGGCGTTGGGCGGGTCCGATCAGCGCCCCCCACGCGTGCCCCAGGGCTTGTCCCAGACTTCGAGCGGCATCCCCCCCCGGCGTCCCGAACTTTCTCCAGTTGACCACCCACAggccccccaagcccacgCGGGGGAACTGTGTCGCTAACTCGATCTGGAGCTCCATCGACAAATCTGACAACTGTTTTTGGACGGCTCTTTCAGACTTTTCAGACCAGATGACCTCGAAGCCGGCTGTCATCAGAATTCCAATTCAGGCGGGAATCCCGCTGTGCTCGGCGGACTCCATAATCTACCCTGTCCGTCCTCTTGCCCAAGGCCCAGCCTACCCGTTCCCAATCACCCAATACGCGCTCCTATCTCGGACGGAACATCGAAGCGGTTGCCATTCGTTGATGCCCAGTCACGCCAGTCAGATGATTGTGGGAAAATGCAAGCTCGGCACCGCCACGGGCGTCCCCAAGCAGGAGACAAGGTCCACTaggcccaaagcagcaggCGCAAGGAATCTTGGCCAGAGATTCCATGGAATTCCTGAGATCCTCGAATAGATTGGGCCCCCGCAGCGAACGCCTTGGATATTAATTGATTGTGATGGATATACGCGGCAGAATCGACCCAACATAAACCCGGGTTTCGAGTCCAGTAGCGTGACATCACATGCGAGCGTCAGGTCCACCGAAATGTCAAGCGAGACGGCAGTCACGGCAAGTgttttcttgatcttgccCGTCCGGTGAGGACGGTGAGCGTTCGGGCAAAATTTAAGACAAAAGGGGCACAAAAGGGGCGTCTGAGGGCGCAAAAAGCTCGGCAAAgtgtcaacaacagccttcCCAGGCACTTCTTGGTCTCAACGTCCAAATAAGAACCACACTATCAAATCTAAAAGTAGGGATGGGTCCTACAGGGCCCCGAATCGGGATCTCCCGGCTGCAGATCCGACGACTTGGGAACTCGGGAGCAAACGGCTCGCTAATCTCCCCCGCAAAGTCAAGCTCTTGGCGTCTGGAGGTTACAACCGGGACCTTGCAGCCTGTATGGCTGTGTAGGATGttttggttggtgttgaagatggtggagggtgagctGGAATGGCGTTGTAGGCCTATCGCAACGAAGACCACCAAGTTGCGACGATCACGGACGGGTCTGCCTCCCGGCGAGCGGACGCTGAATAGTCGAGGGAAAAGGCGGCGACTCCATTGGCTGGCCATCTCTTGTCTCACCCGACCCTTTTTCCGGCATGGGCTTGGCAATATCGATCGAGAATTCCAATGAAAATGTCAGGAATGCCGTACGCGTGCCTGCAAGAGTTACATCGGAATTGTTTTGGTTTGAAAATTGATGGCGGAAGATACTCACCCATTCATCTGTCATGTGGCCCCGTTGAGCCCCAGACTCGCTTCTTGTCTAATGACCCCTCGGAGGGAGCTGTGAGACATTGGACGCCCCCATCGAAACAGCTCCATGGGATGGCATGGAACACAAAAGATATTAGGTATCGACCCACCTCGAACATGACACAAGATCTGTGGGAACGCGCACAAGTTCTGGCAAGGGGAGATTAAAAGGTGCCCAATGCTGAGCCCAAATGTTCTGGCCTTTGCGTCACGGGGCCACTGTTGTGAAAACATTGAGACTTTGTGAATAGGCCCAACTGCTACCACTGGCTCCGATCTCGGAGTCTAGCAAGCTTCCTTGCACTTTCCATGCAGACCATCATGCACAAGGGCCACATGCGAGATCCAAGCTGTCAAACATCGTGATGGAAGCCGAAACCGGGAGCTCGGGGGATAATTCACCCGGCAGAGGTACTGATTTGGCGTAAGCCATATCAACCAGCTTCGGGTTCAGGTGGCTGGTATCTCGCATTTTGGGCGCAGCACGGCAGGCTAAGAGATGagcacaccatcaccgagaccGCTCTATCAAATCAGAGATCATCTAAACTAATCGTGGACATGAGATCCGTTATCAtaggtggagatgaagatgcACACCGACACCTTTGTTGggaccaacaacaccgctCTTTGTGATGGGTTCCAGCCACCGTGGCGCCGTCGGCCGAGTCATCCAGCCACCCCCTGAACCCTGGAGCACATGATTCACTGCCTTTGGCAACCTTCAGCACCATTCAGCATTGCGATGCAATATTGTCCTTATACTGAAAGTCTTCTCTCCACTCATCAACTAATTCTCACGAAATCCAGGTACCTTGGGTATTGAAGCGAAAGCCTTGGATATATATCATGGGAAGCTCACTGGCACCTGGAATTTGGGTTCTCAACTATCTGTGAACGAGATCGTTTCTTGAGTTAAGCAGAGCCTTGAAGGCAGACCCAAAACTTAGAGCACGATTAGAAAGCAACAAGGCTTAGGCCGTTGTTAGCGAGCGAACCTTGAAGCCCATTCCACTGGTTTATCCAGCTAAGGTACTCAAGAGATTAAAACTTAACCCCCATACGCTGTTGAACAATGTGCATTTCTTCGCTCCGATATTGAGTATGAGCTATTGCTATCACTCGGGCGTGCGAGGTTTTAACAGACTCGAGGACAACTTAACCACCGTATTACCTAGGAACTAACCCCGGGTCCGAACTACATCCCGGAGAGATGCCCTAGTGCCAAACTTGGGATAGGGGAATGGAGATTCTAATCCTACCTTACAGACGATACAGCTAAGGTAGGTATATTGGGTCCAGGGTGGACGTATAAATCAGCTATATGCCGTACCTACTGCCTCAATAAATGCATCAAAGTCTTTCAAACAACAGGCATAGAAAAGTCTCCTGAACATTTACCGCGCATCGTATTTAGATCAAACATAACGTCAAGTAGCACTTACGTTATCGACTTGGCGGTTGAAGTCTTTGCTATCATGTAGATATCCTCAGCACTCTTTGTGCAAGCCCCAGCGGGAGCATACGTGTTGAGAGCTTTCTATCTAATTATTTTTATCGACTTGATAGGTACCCAATATTCTCCCGCAAGCCAAATAGAGCTGCTCAACAGGATGTAGTCcaaacaagacaagacaagctGGCTGCCTCACTCCTCAGCTAAAACTGTTAGTTTGGTCTTTTTCTCAGGCATAATGTTCTCTCCCATTCGTGACTTTTTGGATCTCGCGTCGGTGTGCTGCAAGGTCTCCAGCAAGACAAAACAGGATTGCTGGGCTAGAATTAAAAGTGTTGGCCTCGCCTGGTTGGGCTAATGGGTCTAGATATGTGATCGGTTACGAGCAATGGAAAGCTTACCGAGGGGCTGGTAGGTATGAAAGTCATTTTTTTATGCAAGGCGGTGGGATCCTCGACTTGGGATAAATCAAAATCAGAAAGACATCTAAAGGGGCTGTCAGTTTTCGGCATCAGACTTCGGGCAGATGGTCCACATCCGCCTCTTCAGAACTCTTGCCCAGGGCATGTGTAGGAAtacctacttacctacctagcttTGATGTTCTGTCGGGAGGTCAAAATCGTGTTATCGATTACGTGGCTCCTTGTAAATCGAACTTGGTTCTGTTCCTTTGTACATAGGATGTGATTCAAGGGGCTCGGTAGGTCTGAGTGATGCAACTATCTATGGAACTTGCATTGACTGGAAAAGAATAACAGTTCCTTTTAAGTGGGAGCGGACACCTGTGTGAACACGTAGGAGAGCGACTCAGGGACGGGATTATCAAGCCGATTACGCCTCCCTCTGGGTCTTTTGATTCATTTCCTATAGGAAAGCTCCAATGCACCTGTTCTGATCTTGTCATTGCTGTTCTGTTCCTGATTTATGACGACAACTTGTGAAGCGATATGGGCATACTTAAGAATTGTTTAGATGAGACTGCGAATTGTTTTGTTGGCTGGATGAGCTGTTACCATGGAGGGCACGGCGGGTGGTCAGATATCATCATATTGTGAGACTCTTGACGGCGAAGCCTGGGTAAAGACTAAAGCTCATCTGGACACAATGTGGAATGGTTTACTGGAAGGATAGTCTCCAGCAAAGACTTCGCAGCGAGTCATAAGAATGATGCTCTCTGAGAGTTTGTCATAACGAATGTCTGCGCTCGGTATCTCGGCATGTGGTGCGCCGTTGTGTTGAATGA comes from the Podospora pseudocomata strain CBS 415.72m chromosome 5, whole genome shotgun sequence genome and includes:
- a CDS encoding hypothetical protein (EggNog:ENOG503NZUE; COG:G; CAZy:GH94), translated to MTVHRPAKAAKSRAFVPRQQAMRKEATILRPTHNGDRYELTSPTVMPKAAGFLWNQKMMVQITCRGYATAQFMQPEPAKYAHAPNLEAKTFMQPEPNYYAHHPGRFVYIKDEESGHLFSAPHEPVRTVPDRFVFSTGKSDVAWAVESNGIRVEMVMGLPTHDVAELWTIKVTNVSGRPRRISVTPYFPIGYKSWMNQSAEWNEELVGIVASSVTPYQKAAEYFKNKYLKDKTYFICETTPDSWEANQQNFEGEGGLHNPSGLQEPQLSCGDARYETPTAAVQYRLALKAGDEREYRFMFGPAYDEAEIRTMRTRYLSKQAFIRTADEYASYMARGQGCLRIETPDKDLDNFVNNWLPRQVYYHGDVNRLTTDPQTRNYLQDNMGMNFIKPEVTRKAFITAVSQQEESGAMPDGILLAEGAELKYINQIPHTDHCVWLPVTLEVYLAETGDYGLLQEKVRSSNGDELTVFERFSRAMDWLLRLRDERGLSYIAQGDWCDPMNMVGYKGRGVSGWLTLATAFAANLWANVCEHEGRTDLAQRYRTGAAACNEAANKHLWDGDWFARGITDDNVTFGIKKDPEGRIWLNPQTFAILSGAAGKEQISRILPQVDEHLNTPYGIQMFAPPFTKMREDIGRVTQKAIGSAENAAVYNHAGVFFVHSLYSLGGEQDRAYTLLRQLIPGPSDADYRQRGQLPIYIPNYYRGAWKEFPRTAGRSSQLFNTGTVSWVYRCFIEGLCGLRGDDKGLTVKPQLPSAWNSIKVTRQFRGATFHLDIRRADVDQVTVRQGGQTLPEARITNIRAGQTYQLAVLVPQ
- a CDS encoding hypothetical protein (COG:O; EggNog:ENOG503NYSJ; CAZy:CE1), with the protein product MKTVAVLSLLASLASAASLTLVTENFGPNPRNNPFYIYVPDVLPPNPAILVNPHWCHGTAPAAFSGSQYATLASQHGFIVIYPQSSPAQANSDKCWDVSSKETLTHNGGGDSLGVVSMVKWTINKYNADPKRVFVTGVSSGGMMTQVLLGSYPDVFAAGAAFAGVPFGCFAPAGNNTGAFGYWSDDCAKGRVTKTPAQWADLVKSAYPGYDGWRPKLQLFHGTNDEILDYVNHQEGIKQWAEVLGVGITPVSVTPNTPISGWTKSVYGAEGWLEGYSAAGVPHDIRVQKATVMAFFELACKGEDCFRWGDGEWCDAEPSATTSSVVVSTTGAPVTTTSTSSTSVRVTTPSATSTSSRVTTTFVTSTSTAAPVVGQPLWAQCGGMGFNGPTACAVGTCTVYNPYYAQCVPRTGVPIW
- a CDS encoding hypothetical protein (EggNog:ENOG503PHS7); translation: MAPPIAPVAQNQIRQVNVRQVATVTVWGPIPTDLPDPTVQVLQETRTIYIAPTTTNTEAVVVAGGGGGLNGGEIAGIVIGTLVAVILIIWLIKYLSQRNRRPSYYHEEKVRSGSRHGHHHHHHHHHGRGRSRSSRSRSRSIEVREHQVQVQVQVLAGEVEFETAKDI
- a CDS encoding hypothetical protein (COG:O; EggNog:ENOG503P7MG); translated protein: MVFTFPADLYSTDPNFTTLFRLLDDFDTYSREVQDESASTPAPASRGGRHRRGPRPRFDIRETPKSYEIYGEVPGMSRSDIHIELTQENVLLIQGHVERPYDTTPSNKTKAKPVTVTGEKCDDCDCGPGKPCEECDKAKCECTQGKHCNVCGMDTCPKHEGEGAAKAEGKKDGGETIRYLLKERFVGDFSREFAFPGPLQEFDIGASLEDGILKVVVPKQEVAKGGRKIEIQ